The genomic window TCTCATAAAATAGCGCAAGATTTTAATGCTAAATTGATTTTAGAGCGTTTTGCTGATAATCCGTTTTTACCAAAGTTTTACAAAGAGCCTGAGCGCTATGCCTTTACGCTAGAAATGTCTTTTTTGGCAGATCGCTACCAGCAAATTAGTGACGATTTATCGCAACTAGATCTCTTTAAGGATTTTATGGTAAGCGATTACGATGTACACAAATCACTAATATTTTCTAAAGTTACCTTAGCTGATGATGAGTTTAGGTTATACAGAAAATTGTTTTACCAAGTCTATAAAGATATTGCCAGACCAGATTTGTACGTTTACCTCTACCAAAATACCGAACGCCTCCAAGCCAACATAAAAAAGCGTGGTCGCAAATACGAAAGTGACATACAAGACGACTATCTTGAAAAGATCAATTCTGGCTATCTCAACTTTTTAAGAAACCAAACCGAGTTGAACGTAAAAATTATTGATATTTCTGACAAGGATTTTGTAAAAAATCGTGAAGATTATCTGTGGTTGCTGAATAAAATAAATGCGTAATATTTTCATCATTCTGAAATAATTTCAACATATAATAACTGTAATCTAAAGTGTAAATAAAGTTGTTACAATTTGACTATTGTTTTCTAAAATCACCTCATTTAGTATCTTAAATTCTTTAACCCTGAAATTAAAAGGTTCCGCTAACACATCTACTCCGCTATGATGTTTTAGTCGGTTATGGCTATTAGCGATAATATCAATATTCGGTGTAAATTCTCCAACAGGAATATGCTCTGTTAGTACGAGATATTTATAGGCACTTAGTTTGTCTAAAATTTGTTGAATTTCTAGATTAGATAAATGCTGAAAGACTTGCCTAATAATCACACAGTCTGCTTTTGGTAGATCATCTTTAGCTACATCCAGACATTTGAAGGTCAAATGGTCAGCTTTAAACAATTGTTTATTTCTTTCAATTAAACCTTCTACGATATCTATAGCAACATATGCTTTTGTATACTGAACGAGAGCTTTACCAACATTAAAATCTCCACAACCCAAATCACAAACCGTTAGTTGACCGTTATGTGATTTTAAAAAATCGGTTACACCATCAATATAAGGCTGAATAATTTTGGGATTGTGAGAGCCTTCACCTGAGTAGAAATCAGAATCGTTTCCTCCCCAAAAATGCTGCTCATAAATCTGCTCCATAACCGCTTTGGTTGGCCATGGTGTTTTTTGTTTTTTAGAGGTCATTATTTAAAATAAGCCAACAATTCAGCCTTTTTAGATGCAGATACCATAATTTCTTTTCCGTTACTTAGAATGACACTTCCTCCTTTTCCTTTTACATACTTTACCACTTCATTTACATTTACCAAATAGCTCTTATGGACTCTGGCAAAATTGCCGTCTTTTAAACTTTCTTCAATATATTTTAAAGTTTTACTTACCAGCTTTTTCTTATTGTTGTTAAGGTAGATTTCTGTGTAGTTATCATCGGCTTTGCAATACATAATATCTGCTGTTTCTATAACTTCAAAACCATCCTGTTGTGGCAAAGTGATTCTTCCATTTACGGCGTTGGTTTTTGGTACCAAGACCTGGTCTTGTAGTGCTTCTTCTTTCGATTTTATTTCTGTAACATAATCAACCGCTTTTATAAGTTCATCTATAGAAATCGGCTTCATTAAGTAGTATGATGCATGTGCAT from Winogradskyella sp. MH6 includes these protein-coding regions:
- a CDS encoding class I SAM-dependent methyltransferase gives rise to the protein MTSKKQKTPWPTKAVMEQIYEQHFWGGNDSDFYSGEGSHNPKIIQPYIDGVTDFLKSHNGQLTVCDLGCGDFNVGKALVQYTKAYVAIDIVEGLIERNKQLFKADHLTFKCLDVAKDDLPKADCVIIRQVFQHLSNLEIQQILDKLSAYKYLVLTEHIPVGEFTPNIDIIANSHNRLKHHSGVDVLAEPFNFRVKEFKILNEVILENNSQIVTTLFTL
- a CDS encoding LytR/AlgR family response regulator transcription factor, which gives rise to MKLNAILVEDEETSRAILRNYLNKYCPNISIVGEAANVEEALVLIRNNDLDVVFLDVEMPYGNAFDLLDKVGHIDFETIFVTAYNHYAIEALNAHASYYLMKPISIDELIKAVDYVTEIKSKEEALQDQVLVPKTNAVNGRITLPQQDGFEVIETADIMYCKADDNYTEIYLNNNKKKLVSKTLKYIEESLKDGNFARVHKSYLVNVNEVVKYVKGKGGSVILSNGKEIMVSASKKAELLAYFK